Proteins from a single region of Octopus bimaculoides isolate UCB-OBI-ISO-001 chromosome 11, ASM119413v2, whole genome shotgun sequence:
- the LOC106877157 gene encoding zinc transporter ZIP9-B, whose translation MDNTWTLLILSLAMLLGCYISGVIPLAFHFTETKVKIVPVLGTGLLIGTALAVIIPEGVHVMYSHHHNHAHSHSIEKMDVKEAVAKVGIAHSSIHDEHSHNTHTDSGGTENHENVHSLIGVALVAGFITMLLIDQLFGGSHAHSAADPEHNQTTVQNRNKFTATLGLVIHAAADGIALGAAVTMSEDHVTLIVFLAIMLHKAPASFGLVSFLMLEGLERARIKRHLLAFSVSAPLLSILTYLGLSQQNKETLSNLHATGLALLFSAGTFLYVATVHVLPEVANTPAQTTHDGMTITREQKGFNKKELFTFVLGSAIPVILALSHKH comes from the exons ATGGATAATACCTGGACTTTACTCATTCTTTCTTTGGCCATGCTACTAGGATGTTATATATCTGGCGTTATACCGTTGGCATTCCATTTCACAGAG acaaaagtgaaaatagttcCTGTTCTTGGGACGGGACTCTTAATAGGCACAGCCTTGGCAGTAATTATTCCTGAAGGCGTACATGTTATGTATTCGCATCATCACAACCATG CACATAGTCACAGCATAGAGAAAATGGACGTGAAAGAAGCCGTCGCAAAAGTTGGCATTGCACATTCTTCAATACATGACgaacactcacacaacacacacaccgaTTCTGGCGGCACAGAAAACCATGAGAATGTCCACAGTTTGATAGGGGTGGCACTGGTTGCCGGCTTCATCACAATGTTGCTTATTGACCAACTGTTTGGCGGCTCTCATGCTCACTCTGCCGCAG ATCCTGAACACAACCAAACAACTGtgcagaacagaaataaattcacaGCTACTCTAGGTTTAGTGATACACGCTGCTG CTGACGGCATTGCTCTCGGTGCTGCTGTCACAATGTCTGAGGACCATGTCACTTTGATCGTCTTTCTGGCTATCATGTTACACAAG GCACCAGCTTCATTTGGTTTAGTATCGTTCCTCATGCTTGAAGGTTTGGAGAGAGCTAGAATCAAAAGACATTTGCTTGCCTTTTCTGTCTCAGCGCCATTGTTATCAATTCTCACATATTTGGGATTGAGCCAA caAAATAAAGAAACCTTGTCCAATCTTCATGCAACTGGACTTGCTCTTCTATTCAGTGCCGGAACTTTCTTGTATGTGGCCACGGTACACGTCTTGCCTGAAGTGGCCAACACTCCAGCGCAAACCACACATGATGGCATGACCATCACTCGAGAACAGAAAGGTTTTAACAAGAAGGAACTTTTTACATTTGTGCTAGGGTCAGCCATTCCCGTAATTTTGGCTCTCAGCCACAAGCACTGa